Sequence from the Christiangramia fulva genome:
TATGCAATGCAGCTATTCGATGGTGGCGAAGACAGTTTTTGGGTGCCGGTATTAGCTGTGGCTCTTTTAGTGGTTGCATTTATTATTAATATTTTAGGTAACAAAGTCATCGGAAAAACCGCAATGACTACTGCTGCAATAAAGATTGGAGGAATCCTGATTTTTGCAATTGGAGCACTTTGGGCAGCAGATTTTGCCGTAGGTTCAGCCTTGCCCTCTTCTGCACCCACTAATTCCTTGACTGATTACATTGCTTCTTTAGCGCTTTCGATTCTTGCGTACAAAGGTTTTACCACCATCACCAACAGTGGAGGTGAAATTGTGAATCCGAAGAAAAATATCGGGAAGGCAATTATTTACTCGCTGATAATATGTGGGGTAGTATATTTTCTTACCGCATTAGCCGTGGGTGCCAATCTGGAGATATCAGAAATCATAATAGCGAAAGACTACTCCCTGGCCGAAGCAGCAAGGCCTTTGTTTGGGAATTGGGGACTTAATTTTACAGTAGGAATAGCACTGGTTGCAACAATAACAGGGGTGATATTTAGTGTTTTTGCTGTATCTCGTATGACCGCTATGCTGACTAACATGAAACTGGTACCACATTCTCATTTTGGAATGAAAGGTAATATCCAACAGCATATGTTGATTTATGTTATTGTAATTTCAATTGCACTGACCGTGCTCTTTGACCTCTCGGGAATTGCGGCAATGGGTGCCATTTTTTACCTGATCATGGATATGATTATCCACGTGGGGGTTTTAAATCGCATGCGAGAGGAAGTGCAGGCGAATCGATTTGTGGTAATAACTGCTATTGTACTAGATGCGGTGGTCCTCATCGGTTTTGTGTGGGTGAAAATTCAAACCAATCTCACCGTGATCCTTGTCTCTTTAGCACTCATCCTGATCACGTTTGTGGGAGAAAAATTGTTCTTAAAGGGAAAGGGGACAGATGAGGACGAAGATTCATCCGGTCATTGAAGCTAAGAAATATTTTTGTAATCTTTTGGAATGGGTTCTACAACGAAAAATAAAAGCCGAAGATTTCAGATCTTCAGCTTTTATCAATTCCAAAAGAGACAGTTCAAATTTTTTTCAGCCCGGTTGTATAACTTATGATCTCGGCTTTTTTCCTCTATAGAAAAATAGGCATCTGGATGAAGCGATGTATAGGAATCTATAGGCATTTCTCCCTCTGCTGTCTGGCTGACAACACCCGAATTTTATTGTGTCTGTTCAATAGAAGTATCCTTAATACCTGCTAACCTACAAAAAAGGCTTTGTACTGGGTTTACCCTTAAAATTTCTTCAGATTGATTCTCTGTTGTGATTGACTGGCAGAGTATTTCTCCACCTATGTACCACGCCATTTCCACAATTACAATTGCTGCAAAAATCAGAAGTAAAATTCGTCTTTCTTCTTTTTTTCTGATCACTGTTAATTAATCATCAACAACTTTTATCATAAACCTGTATGAGTTCTGTAAAAATTTTTATCCTTAGTAAAATGATGAGTGAATGAGGCCAGGCATCAAGTTTTGAATGTCTTCTTCTGTCGTCTTTAGGCAGGATTCGATGTGATGGAATGAATTGTTGTAAACTTTAAGAGCATAGATAGAGGAAAGAAATTGAAAACCGATCCTAACCCTTGTCATGTAAATCACCAAAGAAGTTTTCCTCCCTAAACTCTTCACGGTCATAAAAATTCTCTTCGGTGTACGGAATTTCTTTTGTAGAAGAACCAGCAAAGGCTCTTACTGTTTCTTTTTCATCTTCAATTGCCAGGCTTTTAACGTTTGTGAATTCTGGTAAGTTCAATAGTTCTTCTGAAGTAATTTCTTTTTGTATTATTATCTTTTCTGGCTGTTGATTTATTTCTGCTTTTCCTACAGGAATCAAAATGTTTTTATTCTCTTTTGTATTTCTGCCTTTCTCCAGGGTCACAACTAAATATCTTATTCTTTTGTGATTTCTGTCGAACAGAAAATCCTTCAGTCTTCCCACTTTACCTCCTGTATTTAAAAGGACTTGCCAACCGTAAATTCCCGACAGATGATCAGAAATCTTGTAGTCACTCTTCTTAAGCTCTTCTAAATGCTCAAGTGGTGCAGAAATTTCGTTAGGATCTCTTGAGGTACTTCTTTTTACATCCTGACCAGCCTCATCGTATTTCCATTTTTCTATCATTATTCTGTGTCTCGTCATAGCTTTCTTTTAATCAGGTTCAATTTTTTAATCGCGCAATCATTTAAAATTAAACATATTGTTTTTGAAAGGAAAAATAGGACTCCTAATGTTATTTTAAAATTTTTAATCATTGAGATACAGACATTTTAGCCGTAGCAGTTTCTCTGGTATTTAAAATGATCTTCTCTAAGGACTTTTTTTTATTTTCCAATCTTTTTCTTTAGTAACTGCGCATTAATTGCGACTATAACTGTACTCAGGCTCATAAACACGGCTCCAACAGCAGGTCCTAAAATAAATCCTGTGGAATATAACACTCCGGCAGCTAATGGAATGGCAACTACATTATAACCCGTTGCCCAAATCAGGTTCTGAATCATCTTATCATAAGTAGCTTTTCCAAAGAGGATAAGATTGGCAATATCCTGAGGGTTGCTGTTCACCAGGATGATATCGGCAGTTTCTGCGGCCACGTCTGTTCCCGAACCAACGGCAATACCCACATTTGCCTGAGCCAAAGCCGGGGCATCGTTAACCCCGTCACCGGTCATGGCTACAAATTCTCCCTTACTTTCCAATTCTTTGACAATTTCTACCTTTTGATGGGGTAAGACTTCCGAATAATATCCATCCAGCCCGAGTTTATCACTAACTGCTTTAGCGGTCTTCTCGTTATCTCCTGTGGCCATGAACACTTTAATATTATTCTTTTTAAATATCCTGATGGCATCTGCCGATTCCGGTCTAATCTCATCGGCAAGTGCTATATACCCTGCTAATACCCCGTCGATCAGTACAAAAACCACGGTTTCGGCTGCATCACTATAGGCATCTTCTGGGATGTTAATGTTTTCATCTCGCAAGTATCCGGGACTTACTACTTTCACCTCTTTTCCCTCTACAATCGCTTCCACCCCTTTACCTGTAATTGCATTAAAATTTTCGGGCTTAGGAATAGCGACTTTATCATCTTTTACTTTTTTGATGATCCCAACAGCAATAGGGTGTTCAGAACTCTGTTCCAACGCACTGGCGAGTCGTAAAACCTCTTCTTTGGAGAATTGATCATTCACAGATTCGATACGGGTGACGCCGAAGTCTCCTTTGGTAAGGGTTCCGGTTTTATCAAAAAGTAAGGCGGTAATTTTTCGGGATTCTTCAAAAGCCGTTCTGTTACGAATTAACAACCCATTTTGAGCAGATACTGCTGTAGAAATTGCAACTACAAGTGGAATTGCCAGTCCTAATGCATGAGGGCAGGCAATGACCATTACGGTGACCATTCTCTCAAGTGCATATACAAAAGGAAAGCCTAAGATCAACCAAACCGCAAGGGTGCCAAAACCGATACCCAAGGCTATGTAGGTTAACCATTTTGCGGCTCTGTCAGAAAGATTTTGCATCTTGGATTTGGACTTTTGTGCTTCCTCCACCATAGTGATCACTTTATTGAGGTAACTATCTTTCCCTGTGTGTTCTACTTTAGCCTTTAAAGACCCATTGCCATTAATGGATCCTCCGATTATTTTTTGATCTGTACTTTTCTTTACCGGTTTTGATTCTCCGGTGAGCATCGATTCATTCAGGTAGCTTTCGCCTTCTACGATTATAGCATCTGCAGGCACCTTTTCACCGGGTTTCACAAGAATTATATCTCCTTTTTTTAAAGTATCCAGCTTTACATCTTCAACCTGATCTCCGTTTACCCGATGCGCTTCCGCAGGCATCATACTCACCAAAAGCTGTAAAGCTTTAGAAGCACCCAAAACAGACTTCATTTCAATCCAGTGCCCTACCAGCATGATAGCTATAAGGGTAGCGAGTTCCCAGAAAAAGTCAACTCCCTCAAGACCAAAGACTGTAGCAGAACTGTAAAGATAGGCCACTGTAATTGCCATAGAAATAAGGGTCATCATTCCGGGCGCAGCTTTTTTCACTTCGGACCAAAAGCCTTTTAAAAATGGCCAGCCTCCATAGAAGTAAACAACAGTGGAGAGGGCAAAAAGGATGTACTTATTTCCAGGCAGAAGAAATTCGTACCCAAGAAAATCCTGGATCATTGGCGACAGGAAGAGGATTGGGATAGTTAGAACAAGAGTTATCCAAAAACGCTTCTTGAAATCTTCAATCATTATTTTGTGGTGGTCATGGCCTGCATGGCCATGAGCGGGTTCATGATCGCCATGCTTACCCTTGTCATGATCCATCACATCCCGGTCCATCGCCTCATTATGCCCATGTTTCGTTTTTTCGGTCAGATCATCCTTTAAGTTGGTTTCTTCTTTTCTGGCTTCCCGCTTCGCTTTATTCTTTGACTGCTCCTTGTGTTCGTCGTGATGTTCCATAACCCTGAATTTACTGATTAATTTGTTTTAGTTTGGTTCTCATTGTTTCCGAAATATTCTCTGAATAGATACCGTATGCATCTACCAAAATCCCCCTGACCCCGTAACGGGAAGAGATAGCAAATAATATACTGCTGTCATCTGTACTGCTCATCCCTTCGAATCTATATACTTCATTGACCAAAAAATCCTGTGGGTGTATCTCCAGCTTTAAAGAGGGGCACTCCAGACAGTGGGTCTTTAGGTTAAAATCGTATTTGTAACCTCTGGCCTGGAGGCCATTCACAGCTTCTGAAAGGGTGTCGTAATTGTTCATTTTCGTTTTATTTATAAGTCATTGTAAAATAACTGTTGTCTTCTTCGGTAAATTTTTGAAAGTTCAATAGACCTTGTGCATTTAATTTCTCGTTAACAGTATAATTGAGTTGCTTAATGCGAATCCCCCACGCATAGGCCTTAATATTGATCTTTGAAGTAATAATGTTTTTGTTTTCGTTTAACTTTCGGTCATAAATCTTTATAATGCTTTTGGAACCAAAAAAATTCAACAGCCCTGAATCAAAAGTCATTTCCAATTCTATATCTTGAAGATTGTCCAAATCGTAGAGCTCCTTAAATTTTTCAGAGGTGGTATTGATTTCGGTCTCCTTTGAATTTGGATTCGAGAATGGAAAAGCCATTACCATTACACTTGCTTCATCAGGCTTACAGCGATAGGTTGTAGTGTATTTGTCGGTCAATTTTTTGTCTTTATCAAACAGCTCAGTAACTACCTCAATTTCATAGGATCCATTTTTCTTTATTGTTTCCTCAGCTTTAAAAGTTTGTTTGTTCAGAAAACCACCTTTTTCATCAAAATTTTCCCGAACGATAACTCTGCCCGAAATCTGTCCAATAAGCATTTCAGTTTGTCCATTCATTGTGATGCTGAATAAGATAAATAATACTATAAATCCTTGTTTTCTCATATCTGGTGCATTAATTTTTTCACCTCTTTTGCCATAATATCACTTAAATCTATTCCATTTGAAGGATGCGGGATGGTATGGCAAGTCACTATTTTTTCCACCCCGGAACCCAATAAATCTTTATAGGAATTTCCTGAAAAAACGGCGTGAATGCCTACGCAGATAGGTGGTTTCATTCCTGCTTTTTTCAAATGTTGTACGGTTTCAATCATTGTTCGGGCTGTGGAAATAATATCATCAACCAAAATAGGTGTAGCATCTTTGTATTTATCCACATCTGGAACAGAGACCTCTACATCACGGTCACCGTGGCGCATCTTTTGTAATACTATAAATGGTGCTCCAGCATTTTTGGCGACTTTGGAAACCCATTGTTCGCTTTCCGAATCAGGTCCGATAAGTACCGGGTTTTTGATGTTTTCCTTGATCCATTCTGAAATGGCATCGGCTGCGTGAATCACTTTATTAGGTATTTGATATACTTCTCCCAAAGAACTAATTCTATGTAAGTGAGGGTCAACTGTGGTAATGCTATCGGCAAAGCCTGAAATCAATTTTCCAAAAAAACCGGAAGTAACGCCTTCACCTTCATTAAAAACTTTGTCCTGGCGCATATACGCCAAATAAGGTGCTACCAAACAGGTACACATTGCTCCCAATGATTTGGCTGTGTGGCTTAAAAAATATAGAGGCAACAGTTTCTCGTCCGGTTCGTGCAAGGTGCATACTAGTACCACACATTTTTCTTTAACATCAGATAATATACGCGTGTACGACTCCCCGTCAGGGAATTTACGCACGTTGGCTTTCCCTATTTCAGCATCCATTTTTTTTGCTAAAAGTTCTGTAAGTATTTCATTTCCGGGAAGGCTAAATAATATTGTTTTCATAGCACGTTTAAATTATGGTTATGATGTCGTTATGGTTATTTTTATATTCCAATGCATAGTTAAGTTCGCCTTTGGATTCAGCATATAAAGTATATAGCAATTGATTCTTTTCTATTTGTTCTCCCAAATGGATGTTTAATAGAATTCCTGCCGAAATAGATTGAGGTGCTCCTGAAAGCTTTGCGAGCTTTGCGATTTTTCGGTTATCAATTCTTTTTAAAATTCCGGATCTTTCGGCTGTAATTTCAATTTTATGAGGTGCTAAAACTGGTTTTGAAAAGCGACCTTGTGCTTTACAAATGGCGATAAACTTTTCATATGCTTTTCCAGATTTGAGAATTTGACGTGCTGTTTCCAGTCCCAATCCTTTTTCTTCTTTTCCAGAAAGCTCAAATAGTTCAGCGGCTAAAAGCAATGCTCTTTCTGTTAGGTCTTTAGGTGCATCAGCTTCATTTTTCAAAACTTTTAATATATCAATAGCTTCTAACGTGGGACCGATTCCCCTTCCAACAGGCTGCGTGCCATCAGTAACCACAGCTTTTACCTTCAACCCAACAGCAGTGCCAACGGTTTCCATATGATTTTTTAATTTTAGAGCCATTTCAGTACTGCGAACCTTGGCGGTTTCACCACTTGGAATATCAATGACAACGTGAGTGGATCCTGCTGCAGCCTTTTTAGAAAGTACAGAAGCTATAAGCTGACCTTCACTATCGATATCCAAAGCTTTTTCAATTTTAATGAGCACATCGTCGGCAGGACTTAATTGCGCTGTACCTCCCCAGACAAAACATCCTCCTTCTTTTTCGACTACAGCTTTTATTTCTTTGGAAGAGAGCGTTACATTGGTCAATACTTCCATTGTATCTGCTGTACCAGCTGGTGAAGTGATGGCACGTGACGAAGTTTTAGGCATTGTAAGTCCATAAGCGGCAACAATAGCTACTACCAATGGGGTTGTTCTATTGCCTGGTAAACCACCAATACAATGTTTATCGACCACAATATCTTTACTCCAATCCAATTGTTTTCCTGAAGCTATCATCGCTTTAGTAAGGTCTGCTATCTCATCAATATCCATTCGGTCGCCCGCACAGGCTGTAATAAATGCCGATAGGTGAATGTTAGAATAATTGCCTTCTACGATATCGTTGATGATGTTGTTATAGGCTTTAAAATCCAGTTTTTGATTATAGATTTTAGCTCTTACGTGGCTTAACGATTCAATAGGCTCCAAATGGGAAACATACAGCATTTCATTTTGGGAAACATTCAGTTTTTTTGCTGCAGCATCCGAAAGGCCTATTTCATTTGGTAAAAGAAGGCCGGAACTCAAAACGTTAAGGCTTGCGACGATTGAGGTGGTTGCATTTGATATCCTGATCCTTGTTAGTGCTACAAACCCTTCAGAACTACAGACGTGGCAATCCTCACGCATATACACTACATATTCGTTTTGGGTGTAAATCCCGAGATGTTTGTATTTTAGTATGTTTGAGTGTGGGTCCATTATTTTATTGATTGCTGGGATTTATTCTATTTCTTCGATGGTGTATAATTGCGGAATTTCTGTATTCCATCCATAGGTTTCCTTGATACCTTTTTGTAATGCTTCTGCACTTTCTTTTTCACCGTGGACAATGAATATACGTTCGGGCTTATTTTTAATGTCGCCCATCCATTCTATAAGTTCTGCGTGGTCTCCGTGTGCCGAGAGACCTTCAATTTCAGCGACCTGCATATTGAAAGGCACCCATATTCCATAGACTTTTAGTTCTTTCTCACCTTCCAACAGCTTTCTACCACGTGTGCCTTCAGCTTGATAGCCTACAAAAAGCAAGGTGTTATTCGGATTTTGTGCCTGTGTTTCAAGATAGTTGAGCATTCTTCCACCTGTGAGCATTCCACTCCCTGCAATTACAATTTTTGGTTTGTTATCAGTTCGTAATTCCATTGTTTCACGATAACTACTTACTACTGTAAAGTGCGAACACATTTCATCGCATTCATTCTCTTCCAATCTGTGCCAATCACGAGTTCTATGAAACAGTTCTAATACGTTGGCACCCATTGGGCTATCCATAATCATTTGAACTTTAGGGATTTTGTTCTCCTTGAGTAATTTCCAAAAGATAAGCATCATTAGTTGGGCACGCTCTACCGAAAAACTGGGAATAAATAAGCTGCCACCTCTATTGATGGTATCGTTGATTAATTTTTCAATTTTTGGAAGCGCTTCTACTTCATCAGGATGAAACCTTCCTCCGTAAGTGGACTCAACGAAAAGTATATCCGCTTTTTTTGGTTTAAGGGGTGGATAGAGCAATAAATCATTGGTTCTACCAATGTCTCCAGAGAAGACAAAGCGTTTTCTATAAATATCCAACTCAATATAAGTTGCACCCAGAATATGCCCGCTGTACTGGAAGCGAGCCCTGATACCATCAAATAACGTAATCCATTGTGCTTGTGGAATGCCCTTGAAATGCGGAATGGTTTTTTCTACATCCTTTAAATCGTAAAGCGGTTCCGCAGGATTATGTTTGGAATAACCTTCTTTGTTGGCACGTTCGGCTTCCTGTTCCTGAATTTTTGCACTATCATTCAAAATGATTTTTGCAATGTCCAAAGTAGGATTCGTACCATAAATGGGACCATTGAAGCCTTGTTTTACCAATCTGGGTAGATATCCTGTGTGGTCCATATGACCGTGTGTGAGCAATACCATATCAATTTCTGAAACTTCAAATGGTGGATACTCCCAGTTTTTAAGGCGTAATTCCTTCAAACCTTGAAAAAGGCCACAGTCTATGAGTATCTTTCTCTCTCCCGTATTCACTAAATATTTTGAGCCGGTTACTGTACCTGCCGCCCCTAAAAAGTGGATGTTTATTTGATTAGTTTTCATTGGTTGTTGTAGGATTAGATTTTGCATAGTTCAAGTGAATCTTCCAGAATTCTTTTGTGTCGGGAGTTGGGAATTCCTACTTTATCTAGTAATTCGGGATTTTCGTGAAGCTCTTTGCAGAGCACGATACCTTCATCTAATAATTTTGTTTTTTCAGCTTTGGTAAGGGTTGTTAATGCTGTTAATGGATGCAGGCCAGATTGGTCTATTCTATCTTTAAGGCCATTTCCTCTTGGATAATCCCAACTGGTCATCAGTAATCCAACACATTTTCCGTACTGAATGGCATCGGTTGTGAAACGCGTGTTGGTGTACACCCCACCTTTGTGAAGTTTAGCCCTGTGACCTTTTTGGTTTTCCCATTGCTTTTCCACGTCCAAAAAACGGGAATGGATATACAACGGGATTTTCACGTTGCAAAACCTGCCTTGGTCGCTATGGTATTTACATTCAATCATATAGTGTTTGTCGCCTTTTTGGGCGATAACATCAACTTCGTGCTGTACACAATTACCTTGAACAATAACTCCCACATTTGCGCTAAAGCCTTCCATCTCCAAAATCTTACCAACAAATTTTTCAAAGGGAAATCCTGATGGCCCTAATTCCATAATGGCATTTTTGAGCTTGTATTTTGAAGCATTTACCCTTGCTTTATTCTTAAGAATTTTAAATGCCATCTGATAGATCGTTTTTGTGGTAATTCCATCATAAAGCTGGCTTTCAACTTGTTCAAGTATTTGCTGAATTAAACTATCGCTTGCCTGAGACCGTTTCAGGGAATTGATGAGTTTGTCAATACGGAACTCCTCATACTCACCCGAAGACTTTTGAACCATGACTGATTTTTTCATAGTTACATTTTTATAGTCATTACAGGCAATTCAGAATGGTTGGTTATCTTTTCAACAGTGCTACTGGAGAAGAGGCTTAGAAATCCCGTACGTCCGTGAGTACACATAGCAATAAGATCCACATTCTTGTATGCCAGAAAATCATTTATGCCTTCCTCTACACCCGATTCGTTATAGACATTCATTGTGTAAGCGGTGAACCCTGGAAAATTTTTAAGAAAATCTTTAATAGGTTGCAGACCCTGCTCAATACTATTAAAATCGGTTATAGTATTTACCTTTAATAAATGGACGCGGGCATCACATTTTTCAGCAAGTGATTTTACGTGTTGAAATTCTTCTGTCACATCTTCTTTAAAATCTGAGACAAATAAAATATCTTTAAAAGGAAAAGAAACTTCCTTATCTTTGACTACGATGACAGGCACCTCGGCTTTTCTCACTATTTCTTCCACGTTGCTTCCAAGTAATTCACGAATTCCTCCTTTTGTGCCACTACTACCGGTAACTATAAAGTCGTGTTCAAAATGACCGCAGTGGCTTAGTATGTTGTTGATCTCACCATTAAATTCCAAAAAGGTCCTGCATTTGAGTCCTTGTCCCTCTGCTTTTTTTTCTAACTCTCTCAAATCGGCTTTTGCACTGCCAATCTCTAATTTTGTTTCAGGATATCGATCTTCCTTCTGTTTGTCCAGTCGAACCCAGTCTACGGGAGTTTTAATCAAATGGAAGAAATGGATTTCCGAGTTATAAAATTCGGCCATTTTGAGCCCCAGCTCCTCTGCTTTTCGACAATTTTCAGAAAAATTGGTAGGTACGAGTATATTGTTCATAATTTCACATTATTAGTTACTTCACATTATCGTTTTTGGTATCTCTTATTTTAAATGTATCCTGCACATCAGAAACATATATTAAACCATCACCACTCTTTCCTGTTTTGCCATTTTGACGAATGATTTCACAAATAGCCTCAACTTTACTATTCTCACAAACGATTTCCAGTTTAAACATCTTGCTGTGGAGGAATGGTAGTTTGAGGGAAGGCCATTCTTTTTCGGGATCAGTATAATCTCCGGTTCCTTCTCCTTCGAAGACTGTTAAACAGCAGTGTCCTTCTCTTCTCAAGGAAGAAATCACCTCCTTGATTTTATTTGGCCGAATGAATGCTTTTATTTCTTTCATAATCTTAGTTTTTTATTTATTCCGTTAAGGATTAATTATATTCCTAAAATACGGTTAGTCTTTATAATAGAATCTTGAGCATTCTTTTCAAGACCTGTGAGTGCTCTTATGGCGTCAATAGTTTCAGGGATTACAATCGCCTGATTATCTACTACATATGCATAAAACAGTTCATCCCCCTGTACCTTCAACATATCTTCCCAAAGTGCTACTTCGTACATATCTCCCCAAGGTCGACCCATATCCAGAAAAAATTCTTTAATGGTGTTATTGGAAACCAAACCCTGGTCATACCGGATCATCTTTATTCTTGTCGAGGTTTTAAAAGCATTTAAAACGTCATCTTTTGAGGCCTTTTTCTTCAGTTTTACATTCCAATAGTGCATGTGGCTCAGGGTTTCAGGTACTTTGACTGCAGCAGTAATAACATCCAGTTCGGGATCTACACTTTGAGCATCGGGACCCTGATGACTGGGAATATCTTTTTCAGGAACCATTGTATTCATGATTCCCCCCATATGGCTTTCCCAGGGATCTGTTGCTCTTCGCAATAGAGTACCGCGGGCACTTAGTAATAGATCTGCTCTTTTGAGGGCCGTAAGAGTTCTTAAAATGGAGGTGGTGTTGCACGAAACCACCCGCGTAGCATCTATGTTTAGAGCGGTTTGGTAATTGTTTTCGGCACTGAATGAATGGCCCGCAGTTTCATGCTTTTCACCTCCTTGTACAATAAATTTTTTACCTTGACTTTTGTATCGTTCAACGTTTTTTGCGGCAACTTTTTTAGGGGTGCAATCCACAACCAGGTCCACCTGATCTAAAAGCTCTGTCATTCCGCCTTTAACGGAGAATCCGGCATTTTTCATTTCCTTTTCTGCTTCTTGTGTGGCGCTATAAATATCGTAGTTCTTTCTTACCGCATTTTCTATGCGCCAGTCACTTATGATATCACAAATGCCGGTTAACTCCATATCATCTTGTTTGTCAATGGCATCGGCAACTCTTTTGCCAATAACCCCGTATCCTACTACTGCTATCTTTTTCATTATCTTAGATTTTCTGGTTAATCATTGATTATAAATCTCTTTGTTTCGGAATGGTGGGTTAATTTACGTTTCACAGTGAACCGTCTTAAACAACATATTTATCCCAAAGTCCATAGGTTTCCTTTATTTCTCCTTTTGAGTAAGAGAGAATTATTACTAAAATTCCAGTTATACTTGTGCTTAACATGAACGCTAAACTCACACTTTCAATAAACCACGGCATCACGGCCAATACCAGCCCGAGTAAAACATTTAAGTAGCGTAAGCTTCTAATAACTTCAGCCATGGCCATCACAGCAAATACAATTACAAGAGCCCCACCCAGATGATTCAAATCGGCAAACGGAGTTTCTATTCCAATTCCGAAGACTGTAGGAAAGACCATCAGCCAGATTCCTAAAAAGGTCGATACTGTCAACCTCCAGGGGAAGCTCATTCCCCAGATTGAAGATTTAAATACCTTCCAGGGATTATCATTCAATTCTGCTATTTCAGGGGAGCGTACATCTGTTTCTGTGGATAATGCTTCACCACCTTTCCAGAACACCCTCCATAGGGAATCTCCTTTTTGTTTTCTTTGAACCATATGTTGCCACATTGCGATTACCTCATCAATTTGCAAAGGGATCATTGGAAGCATAACTATAGCTGAAAAGAGGCAGA
This genomic interval carries:
- a CDS encoding APC family permease encodes the protein MNDYKKNSLSLGNAVAMGTGVMIGAGIFALLGQVAELSGEYFALSFVVGGIISGFSAYSYVKMAKAYPSAGGIAMFLQKAYGKGTITASAALLMAFSMILNESLVARTFGSYAMQLFDGGEDSFWVPVLAVALLVVAFIINILGNKVIGKTAMTTAAIKIGGILIFAIGALWAADFAVGSALPSSAPTNSLTDYIASLALSILAYKGFTTITNSGGEIVNPKKNIGKAIIYSLIICGVVYFLTALAVGANLEISEIIIAKDYSLAEAARPLFGNWGLNFTVGIALVATITGVIFSVFAVSRMTAMLTNMKLVPHSHFGMKGNIQQHMLIYVIVISIALTVLFDLSGIAAMGAIFYLIMDMIIHVGVLNRMREEVQANRFVVITAIVLDAVVLIGFVWVKIQTNLTVILVSLALILITFVGEKLFLKGKGTDEDEDSSGH
- a CDS encoding PRC-barrel domain-containing protein translates to MTRHRIMIEKWKYDEAGQDVKRSTSRDPNEISAPLEHLEELKKSDYKISDHLSGIYGWQVLLNTGGKVGRLKDFLFDRNHKRIRYLVVTLEKGRNTKENKNILIPVGKAEINQQPEKIIIQKEITSEELLNLPEFTNVKSLAIEDEKETVRAFAGSSTKEIPYTEENFYDREEFREENFFGDLHDKG
- a CDS encoding copper-translocating P-type ATPase, with translation MEHHDEHKEQSKNKAKREARKEETNLKDDLTEKTKHGHNEAMDRDVMDHDKGKHGDHEPAHGHAGHDHHKIMIEDFKKRFWITLVLTIPILFLSPMIQDFLGYEFLLPGNKYILFALSTVVYFYGGWPFLKGFWSEVKKAAPGMMTLISMAITVAYLYSSATVFGLEGVDFFWELATLIAIMLVGHWIEMKSVLGASKALQLLVSMMPAEAHRVNGDQVEDVKLDTLKKGDIILVKPGEKVPADAIIVEGESYLNESMLTGESKPVKKSTDQKIIGGSINGNGSLKAKVEHTGKDSYLNKVITMVEEAQKSKSKMQNLSDRAAKWLTYIALGIGFGTLAVWLILGFPFVYALERMVTVMVIACPHALGLAIPLVVAISTAVSAQNGLLIRNRTAFEESRKITALLFDKTGTLTKGDFGVTRIESVNDQFSKEEVLRLASALEQSSEHPIAVGIIKKVKDDKVAIPKPENFNAITGKGVEAIVEGKEVKVVSPGYLRDENINIPEDAYSDAAETVVFVLIDGVLAGYIALADEIRPESADAIRIFKKNNIKVFMATGDNEKTAKAVSDKLGLDGYYSEVLPHQKVEIVKELESKGEFVAMTGDGVNDAPALAQANVGIAVGSGTDVAAETADIILVNSNPQDIANLILFGKATYDKMIQNLIWATGYNVVAIPLAAGVLYSTGFILGPAVGAVFMSLSTVIVAINAQLLKKKIGK
- a CDS encoding phosphoribosylpyrophosphate synthetase is translated as MNNYDTLSEAVNGLQARGYKYDFNLKTHCLECPSLKLEIHPQDFLVNEVYRFEGMSSTDDSSILFAISSRYGVRGILVDAYGIYSENISETMRTKLKQINQ
- a CDS encoding ribose-phosphate pyrophosphokinase, with protein sequence MKTILFSLPGNEILTELLAKKMDAEIGKANVRKFPDGESYTRILSDVKEKCVVLVCTLHEPDEKLLPLYFLSHTAKSLGAMCTCLVAPYLAYMRQDKVFNEGEGVTSGFFGKLISGFADSITTVDPHLHRISSLGEVYQIPNKVIHAADAISEWIKENIKNPVLIGPDSESEQWVSKVAKNAGAPFIVLQKMRHGDRDVEVSVPDVDKYKDATPILVDDIISTARTMIETVQHLKKAGMKPPICVGIHAVFSGNSYKDLLGSGVEKIVTCHTIPHPSNGIDLSDIMAKEVKKLMHQI
- a CDS encoding thymidine phosphorylase family protein, which codes for MDPHSNILKYKHLGIYTQNEYVVYMREDCHVCSSEGFVALTRIRISNATTSIVASLNVLSSGLLLPNEIGLSDAAAKKLNVSQNEMLYVSHLEPIESLSHVRAKIYNQKLDFKAYNNIINDIVEGNYSNIHLSAFITACAGDRMDIDEIADLTKAMIASGKQLDWSKDIVVDKHCIGGLPGNRTTPLVVAIVAAYGLTMPKTSSRAITSPAGTADTMEVLTNVTLSSKEIKAVVEKEGGCFVWGGTAQLSPADDVLIKIEKALDIDSEGQLIASVLSKKAAAGSTHVVIDIPSGETAKVRSTEMALKLKNHMETVGTAVGLKVKAVVTDGTQPVGRGIGPTLEAIDILKVLKNEADAPKDLTERALLLAAELFELSGKEEKGLGLETARQILKSGKAYEKFIAICKAQGRFSKPVLAPHKIEITAERSGILKRIDNRKIAKLAKLSGAPQSISAGILLNIHLGEQIEKNQLLYTLYAESKGELNYALEYKNNHNDIITII